One genomic region from Moritella sp. F3 encodes:
- the norR gene encoding nitric oxide reductase transcriptional regulator NorR, which yields MIMTMQHDTKDLIHIALDLTTNISSQDRFERLLTTMRKLFNCDASALLEFKGQHFKPLAINGLSADVLGRQFNINEHPRLEAIARAGDVVRFPADSDLPDPYDALITSHQGDLHVHACVGLPLMANQRLIGALTIDGFNPHQFDNFSNDELRTVSALAAATLNIALLMDKLEKVAGTMTESDPATHQPPSNTEIIGQSAQINALKKEISVVASTDMTALILGETGVGKELVATAIHQQSSRADKPLVYLNCAALPESIAESELFGHVKGAFTGAISNRSGKFELADKGTLFLDEIGELTLTLQAKLLRVLQYGDLQRIGDDRNLKVDTRIIAATNKDLKEEVLAGRFRADLYHRLSVFPIMVSPLRERGEDILLLAGFFMERCRSKLQLSHLSLSLACQNTLMSYPWPGNIRELEHSINRAAILAKAEAKDELVILQPAHFRVDNVNVKHSPFEVTDVINQPALAVTNMPVDNLREATEQFQRQLITNALQENNNNWAATARQLSIDVGNLHRLAKRIALKN from the coding sequence ATGATTATGACTATGCAGCATGATACTAAAGACCTTATCCATATCGCCTTAGATTTAACGACTAATATCTCCAGTCAAGATCGCTTCGAGCGCTTATTAACAACCATGCGCAAGCTATTCAACTGCGATGCATCAGCACTATTAGAGTTTAAAGGGCAGCACTTCAAGCCCTTAGCAATTAATGGCCTAAGCGCAGATGTGTTAGGTCGGCAATTTAATATCAATGAACACCCAAGATTAGAGGCGATTGCCAGAGCGGGTGATGTCGTCAGGTTCCCAGCAGACAGCGACCTGCCCGACCCTTATGATGCCCTTATTACTTCGCATCAAGGTGATCTGCATGTACATGCGTGTGTAGGCTTACCCTTAATGGCCAATCAACGCCTGATTGGTGCCCTTACTATCGATGGTTTTAACCCTCACCAGTTTGATAATTTCAGCAATGATGAGTTACGTACCGTTAGCGCACTAGCAGCCGCCACACTTAACATTGCGTTATTGATGGATAAACTGGAAAAAGTCGCAGGCACCATGACCGAGTCAGATCCAGCTACACATCAACCACCAAGTAACACTGAAATTATTGGTCAATCAGCGCAAATTAACGCCTTAAAAAAAGAAATCAGCGTTGTTGCTAGTACTGACATGACCGCGCTCATATTAGGTGAAACGGGAGTAGGTAAAGAGCTAGTCGCAACGGCAATCCACCAGCAATCATCTCGAGCAGATAAACCGCTGGTCTATCTAAACTGCGCTGCATTGCCTGAATCCATCGCTGAAAGTGAATTGTTCGGCCATGTTAAAGGCGCTTTCACGGGTGCTATTAGTAACCGTAGCGGTAAATTTGAATTAGCCGATAAAGGGACGCTATTTCTTGATGAAATTGGCGAGTTAACCCTGACTTTACAGGCAAAATTACTGCGGGTTCTACAATATGGTGATTTACAACGTATTGGTGATGACCGTAATTTAAAAGTCGATACACGTATCATAGCGGCTACCAATAAAGACTTAAAAGAAGAGGTCCTTGCTGGCCGATTTAGGGCTGATCTTTATCATCGCCTGAGTGTTTTTCCCATTATGGTGTCGCCTTTACGCGAACGCGGTGAGGACATTTTATTATTGGCGGGTTTCTTTATGGAACGCTGTCGCAGCAAGTTGCAATTAAGCCATTTGAGTTTAAGTTTAGCTTGCCAAAACACACTGATGAGTTATCCATGGCCTGGGAACATTCGCGAATTAGAACACAGCATTAATCGTGCGGCTATTCTTGCCAAAGCAGAAGCGAAAGATGAATTAGTGATACTGCAACCTGCGCATTTTAGAGTTGATAATGTGAACGTTAAGCATTCGCCATTTGAAGTAACAGATGTGATAAACCAACCGGCACTCGCAGTGACAAATATGCCCGTGGATAATTTACGCGAAGCAACGGAACAATTTCAACGACAGTTAATCACTAATGCACTGCAAGAAAATAATAATAACTGGGCTGCAACTGCAAGACAGCTTTCTATCGATGTGGGCAATTTACATCGCTTAGCTAAGCGAATAGCATTGAAAAATTAA
- the norV gene encoding anaerobic nitric oxide reductase flavorubredoxin gives MTIHVKNNISWVGQRDWEVRDFHGTEFKTEKGTSYNSYLIQEEKTVLIDTVDHKFCYEFIQQLELEIDLNKIDYIVINHAEEDHAGALAALLNKIPNTPIYCTENAIDSIVGHHHQPDWNFNVVKTGDSLDLGNGKQLVFIETPMLHWPDSMMTYMTGDAVLFSNDAFGQHYCDERLFNDEVDSKELMDQCLRYYANILTPFSALVTAKIKEVLSFNLPVDMIATAHGVVWRDNPIQIIEQYLTWADKYQEDRITIFYDSMSNNTRMMADAIAQGIHEVDSQVAVKVFNVARHDKNEILSNAFISKGVLVGSSTMNNVMMPKVAGMLEEITGLRFKNKKAAAFGSYGWNGGAIDRIESRLDDAGFERFGSLKTKWRPDGKAILACREYGRMIAKEWALTSAPVADISALAANQTVQDQIVQQAVQEPAVASQQQATTKSIPENPVVQFDVDSSMLCTVCQWVYEPAQGEPNQDVAPGTAWPDVPEYFLCPECGLGKDVFEEIKTKKAVA, from the coding sequence ATGACTATACATGTAAAAAATAATATCTCTTGGGTTGGGCAGCGTGATTGGGAAGTACGTGATTTTCACGGCACTGAATTTAAAACTGAGAAAGGCACAAGTTATAATAGTTATCTGATTCAAGAGGAAAAAACGGTATTAATCGATACGGTTGATCACAAGTTTTGTTATGAGTTTATCCAGCAATTAGAATTAGAAATTGATCTTAATAAAATTGATTACATTGTTATTAACCACGCCGAAGAAGACCACGCAGGTGCACTCGCTGCCTTGTTAAATAAAATTCCTAATACACCGATTTATTGTACCGAAAATGCCATTGATTCAATTGTTGGCCACCATCACCAGCCAGATTGGAATTTCAATGTCGTGAAGACGGGCGACAGTTTAGATTTAGGTAATGGCAAGCAGTTGGTGTTTATTGAAACACCCATGTTGCACTGGCCTGATAGCATGATGACGTATATGACAGGGGATGCAGTACTGTTTAGTAACGATGCATTCGGTCAGCATTATTGCGATGAACGTTTATTCAATGATGAAGTTGATAGCAAAGAATTAATGGATCAGTGTCTGCGCTATTATGCCAATATACTTACGCCATTCAGTGCGTTGGTTACCGCTAAGATCAAAGAAGTATTAAGCTTTAATTTACCTGTTGATATGATTGCAACAGCACATGGTGTGGTATGGCGCGACAACCCAATTCAGATTATTGAGCAATACCTAACGTGGGCAGATAAATACCAAGAAGACCGTATTACTATTTTCTACGATTCAATGTCGAATAATACCCGGATGATGGCAGATGCCATTGCCCAAGGTATCCATGAGGTTGATAGTCAGGTTGCGGTGAAAGTATTTAATGTGGCGCGTCATGATAAAAATGAAATCTTATCCAATGCCTTTATTTCTAAAGGGGTGTTAGTTGGTTCTTCAACGATGAATAACGTGATGATGCCGAAAGTCGCAGGCATGCTTGAAGAGATCACTGGCTTACGCTTTAAAAATAAAAAAGCCGCTGCATTTGGCAGTTATGGCTGGAATGGCGGTGCTATTGACCGCATCGAAAGTCGCTTAGATGACGCTGGTTTTGAACGCTTCGGAAGTCTTAAAACGAAGTGGCGACCAGACGGTAAAGCAATATTAGCATGTCGTGAATACGGTCGTATGATTGCCAAAGAGTGGGCACTAACAAGCGCGCCTGTCGCAGATATATCTGCACTTGCTGCAAATCAAACTGTTCAGGATCAAATCGTACAACAAGCAGTACAAGAACCTGCAGTAGCATCACAGCAGCAAGCGACTACAAAGTCGATACCTGAAAACCCAGTTGTTCAATTTGATGTTGATAGCTCGATGTTATGTACAGTCTGCCAGTGGGTTTATGAGCCAGCGCAGGGTGAGCCGAATCAAGACGTCGCCCCTGGTACAGCATGGCCAGATGTACCGGAGTACTTCCTTTGTCCTGAGTGTGGTCTAGGCAAGGATGTATTCGAAGAGATAAAAACCAAGAAGGCGGTAGCATGA
- the norW gene encoding NADH:flavorubredoxin reductase NorW: protein MIDGNEKCIVIIGSGFAAYQLVKSIRRANQEQAIMIITAGSGDDYVKPELSHVFSKKLTAQDMVKQSGADFAAEHNITLMKNTCVDGINRTEKTVSCQGIEIAYENLVLATGAQSFLPFVDGDAANDIITLNSLEEYQQSQAKLAAAKSVLVVGAGLVGTEIAMDLAIADYKVILSDRADALLPSLLPEFVSSQLYQTMRKQGIELQLGNELSCMTRIETGIAVSFKNGHSTMVDIVLCAAGLKPNTALANDAGLVVNRGIVVDKQLSTSDPHIFAIGDCAEIEGKHLAFLQPIILSANALAKTLTGSVTEVMLPAMLVKVKTPLYPIQLSGNTTASDSRWQVELTASGMTAKAFDRDEVLMGFVVTQANMPEAFKLLRLLPKVMN from the coding sequence ATGATTGATGGTAATGAAAAATGTATTGTCATTATAGGCAGTGGTTTTGCTGCCTATCAATTAGTTAAATCAATTCGTCGTGCAAATCAAGAACAAGCGATAATGATCATTACAGCGGGCAGTGGTGATGATTACGTTAAGCCAGAATTGAGCCATGTATTTAGTAAAAAACTCACAGCGCAAGACATGGTCAAGCAAAGCGGCGCTGACTTTGCGGCTGAGCACAATATTACCTTGATGAAAAATACCTGTGTTGATGGCATTAATCGCACCGAAAAAACGGTGAGTTGTCAGGGAATCGAAATCGCCTACGAAAATTTAGTACTGGCAACTGGCGCGCAATCATTTTTGCCCTTTGTTGATGGGGATGCGGCTAACGACATTATTACCTTGAATAGTCTGGAGGAGTATCAACAATCACAAGCTAAATTGGCTGCGGCTAAATCGGTATTGGTGGTTGGTGCGGGCTTAGTGGGAACTGAAATCGCGATGGATTTAGCCATCGCCGATTATAAGGTGATATTAAGTGATCGCGCTGATGCATTATTACCAAGCCTATTACCTGAATTTGTGTCATCTCAGCTTTATCAAACGATGAGAAAGCAAGGGATTGAGTTACAACTGGGTAATGAACTCAGTTGCATGACTAGAATAGAGACTGGTATTGCGGTTAGCTTTAAAAATGGGCATTCCACCATGGTTGATATCGTGTTGTGTGCAGCAGGTCTAAAACCTAACACGGCATTAGCGAATGATGCGGGGTTAGTCGTTAATCGCGGTATTGTGGTTGATAAACAGTTAAGCACAAGTGATCCGCATATCTTTGCCATTGGTGATTGCGCTGAAATAGAGGGTAAACATTTAGCGTTTTTACAACCGATCATACTCAGTGCAAATGCGTTAGCGAAAACCCTCACCGGTTCGGTGACCGAGGTGATGCTTCCTGCAATGTTAGTTAAAGTGAAAACACCGCTATATCCAATCCAGCTTAGCGGCAATACCACGGCCAGTGACTCGCGTTGGCAAGTTGAATTGACTGCATCGGGAATGACGGCAAAGGCGTTTGATCGTGATGAAGTATTGATGGGGTTTGTGGTGACGCAAGCGAATATGCCTGAAGCGTTTAAGTTATTACGCTTGTTGCCTAAGGTGATGAACTGA
- a CDS encoding VOC family protein: protein MKQSIIHVAIVVKDYDEAIDFYVNKLKFELIEDTYQAEQDKRWVVVSPPGSNGVTLLLARASKPEQDDFVGNQSGGRVFLFLSTDDFWRDYNRMVSDGIKFIREPQEQDYGTVAVFEDLYGNLWDLLQLSSTHPMASRTV from the coding sequence TTGAAACAATCAATAATACACGTTGCTATTGTTGTTAAAGATTATGATGAAGCAATTGATTTTTATGTCAATAAACTAAAATTTGAACTCATTGAAGATACATATCAAGCAGAACAAGATAAACGCTGGGTAGTCGTTTCACCACCCGGTTCTAATGGCGTCACTTTACTATTAGCGCGTGCGTCTAAACCTGAACAGGATGATTTCGTCGGGAATCAATCCGGCGGTCGTGTGTTTCTGTTTTTAAGTACAGATGACTTTTGGCGAGACTATAATCGAATGGTATCTGATGGCATAAAATTCATCAGAGAACCACAAGAACAAGATTATGGTACGGTTGCGGTATTTGAAGACCTGTATGGTAATTTGTGGGACTTACTCCAACTTAGTTCGACTCATCCAATGGCATCGAGAACAGTATAA
- a CDS encoding carboxypeptidase M32: MTTKSAYEQLSKHFKKIHNLSHLSSICGWDQAAMMPTGGNEARSEAMAELAVMIHQQSTAPQLADLIKQAQSDQLSTEQQASLAEIDRSWQQANIVPEELVSAQSLAGSKCEHAWRTQRKENDWAGFAKNLKTVVELSREEASIRAQANNCSNYDALMDLYEPGMTSAQLDPIFDDVKSWLPELTQAAQEKQKSDNVILPTGHFPIAAQQQLGLKTMGILGFDFNHGRLDVSAHPFCGGVASDVRITTRYEEDDFTQSLMGVVHETGHARYEQGLPTALNHLPVGQARSMGIHESQSLLFEMQLGRSEEFLTLLTPEIKQAFGGTDTTIYNPLNLSQCYTRVKPDFIRVDADEVTYPAHVMLRYEIEQALMNGDIEVDDIPELWALKMQQYLGVNTKGNYRNGCMQDVHWTDGSFGYFPSYTLGAMYAAQFMTTIKQEMDVSAIITSGDLSPIFTWLKTNIWQNASLLSTNDLVKQATGETLNPLHFRRHLENRYLK; the protein is encoded by the coding sequence ATGACAACAAAATCAGCCTATGAACAGCTATCTAAACATTTTAAAAAAATCCATAATCTAAGCCATTTATCGTCTATTTGTGGTTGGGATCAAGCAGCTATGATGCCTACAGGCGGTAACGAAGCTCGCTCTGAAGCCATGGCTGAATTAGCCGTTATGATCCACCAGCAAAGTACAGCGCCACAACTTGCCGACTTAATTAAACAAGCGCAGTCAGATCAATTATCGACAGAACAACAGGCGAGCTTAGCGGAGATTGACCGCAGCTGGCAACAAGCTAACATCGTGCCTGAAGAATTAGTTTCAGCTCAATCGTTAGCAGGTTCTAAATGTGAACATGCTTGGCGTACCCAGCGTAAAGAAAATGATTGGGCAGGCTTTGCTAAGAACTTAAAAACAGTCGTTGAGCTATCACGTGAAGAAGCCAGTATTCGCGCACAAGCAAACAACTGCAGCAACTATGATGCCTTAATGGACTTATATGAACCAGGCATGACCAGTGCACAGCTTGATCCGATCTTTGATGATGTAAAGTCATGGTTGCCAGAGCTAACTCAAGCAGCACAAGAAAAACAAAAATCAGACAACGTCATCCTGCCAACAGGCCACTTCCCGATTGCAGCACAGCAGCAACTCGGTTTGAAGACGATGGGTATTTTAGGCTTTGATTTTAACCACGGTCGTCTTGATGTATCTGCGCACCCATTCTGTGGTGGTGTTGCTTCTGATGTTAGGATCACAACGAGATACGAAGAAGATGATTTCACGCAAAGTTTAATGGGTGTGGTTCATGAAACCGGTCACGCGCGTTATGAACAAGGGCTACCAACAGCATTGAACCACTTACCTGTGGGCCAAGCGCGTTCAATGGGTATTCATGAAAGCCAAAGTCTGTTATTTGAAATGCAATTAGGTCGTAGCGAAGAGTTTTTAACCTTACTAACACCTGAAATTAAACAAGCATTCGGTGGCACAGATACCACTATTTATAACCCTCTGAACCTGAGCCAGTGTTATACCCGCGTGAAGCCTGATTTCATCCGTGTTGATGCCGATGAAGTGACTTACCCTGCGCACGTGATGCTGCGTTATGAAATTGAACAAGCATTAATGAATGGCGATATCGAAGTAGATGACATCCCTGAATTATGGGCGCTTAAAATGCAACAATATTTAGGCGTGAATACGAAAGGAAATTACCGTAATGGTTGCATGCAAGATGTGCATTGGACCGACGGCAGCTTTGGTTACTTCCCGTCTTATACACTAGGCGCTATGTATGCAGCGCAGTTTATGACGACGATTAAGCAAGAGATGGATGTTTCGGCAATCATTACTAGCGGCGACTTATCACCAATCTTCACTTGGCTTAAAACCAACATTTGGCAAAATGCGTCTTTGTTAAGCACTAATGATTTAGTCAAACAAGCAACGGGGGAAACATTAAACCCGTTGCACTTTAGACGTCATTTAGAAAACCGCTACTTAAAGTGA
- a CDS encoding SMP-30/gluconolactonase/LRE family protein has protein sequence MNNINLLFDYNGHLPECPTWCAQSQSLYWTDILEKQIHRYDLLTKKHHVLNFSEEVGSFALRESGGFICAMRTGIYLTDADGQLNKKVCDNPNNPVLARFNDGGVDPLGRFYAGTYWSPKDFNGALLCRVDADLNTKVIHADILGANGLAFSPDRQWMYTTDTPNRVMYRTPLDELGNAGTREIFKHFEPDYGRPDGAAMDVEGCYWVAMFSGAKVIRISPNGDILAEYPIPVKNPTMVCFGGSDMKTLFITSGREKMSASERAASPLSGCIFTLQTNVKGMIKPRFKEALP, from the coding sequence ATGAATAATATAAACCTGTTATTTGATTACAATGGACACTTACCTGAATGCCCAACATGGTGTGCACAAAGCCAAAGTTTATATTGGACAGATATCTTAGAGAAACAAATACATCGATATGATCTATTAACCAAAAAACATCACGTACTCAATTTTTCTGAAGAAGTGGGCAGCTTTGCGCTCAGAGAATCAGGCGGTTTTATTTGTGCGATGCGCACGGGGATCTATTTAACCGATGCAGATGGACAATTAAATAAAAAAGTGTGCGATAACCCAAACAATCCAGTGCTGGCTCGCTTTAATGATGGTGGCGTAGATCCACTAGGTCGATTTTATGCTGGCACATACTGGTCACCGAAGGACTTTAATGGTGCCTTGTTATGCCGCGTTGATGCAGATTTAAATACCAAAGTCATACACGCTGATATCCTAGGTGCTAATGGTCTGGCGTTTAGTCCTGATAGGCAATGGATGTATACAACAGACACACCAAACCGAGTCATGTATCGCACACCCCTCGATGAATTAGGTAATGCAGGCACCAGAGAAATATTCAAACACTTTGAACCTGATTACGGTCGCCCAGATGGCGCTGCGATGGATGTAGAGGGCTGCTACTGGGTTGCGATGTTTAGTGGTGCTAAAGTTATTCGCATCTCACCCAACGGCGATATTTTAGCTGAATATCCAATCCCCGTTAAAAATCCGACCATGGTCTGTTTCGGTGGCAGTGATATGAAGACGCTTTTCATCACGTCGGGGCGTGAAAAAATGTCTGCAAGTGAGCGCGCAGCATCGCCATTATCAGGTTGTATTTTCACGCTACAGACAAACGTTAAAGGCATGATTAAACCGCGTTTTAAAGAGGCTTTACCTTAA
- a CDS encoding SDR family oxidoreductase yields the protein MVTVLITGASTGIGYHAAVTLKTAGYRVFATARKPADVTALTAQGFESVQLDLSSTESITTAVNHITQLTDGKIDVLFNNGAYGQPGAVEDLPTDALRKQFEANVFGWHELTTLIIPLMRANGRGRIIQNSSVLGLVAMKYRGAYNASKFAIEGLTDTLRLELRDSPIKVSLIEPGPIVSQFRANALSAFKEHINIANSVHSKDYQQQIERLGKKDVSNQFTLGPEAVTKALIHAIESNRPKVRYYVTFPTYLFALLKRILPFRVLDGILAKSG from the coding sequence ATGGTAACGGTATTAATAACAGGCGCATCAACAGGGATCGGCTATCACGCAGCAGTGACACTTAAAACAGCTGGCTATCGCGTATTTGCAACCGCAAGAAAGCCTGCTGACGTAACGGCCTTAACAGCACAAGGTTTTGAAAGTGTACAACTCGATTTAAGCTCGACAGAATCGATCACCACCGCGGTCAACCATATAACCCAGCTTACCGATGGCAAGATAGATGTCCTATTTAATAACGGCGCTTACGGTCAGCCCGGCGCAGTCGAAGATTTACCAACCGATGCACTGCGTAAACAGTTTGAGGCCAATGTATTTGGTTGGCACGAGTTAACCACGCTAATCATCCCATTAATGCGCGCAAATGGCCGTGGTCGCATCATCCAAAATAGTTCTGTACTTGGTTTAGTCGCAATGAAATATCGCGGCGCATACAACGCCAGCAAATTCGCCATTGAGGGTTTAACTGATACCCTACGCTTAGAGCTGCGAGATTCACCAATCAAGGTATCATTAATTGAACCTGGACCCATTGTCAGTCAATTTCGCGCTAATGCATTAAGTGCCTTTAAAGAGCACATTAATATTGCAAACAGCGTTCACAGTAAAGACTATCAACAGCAAATAGAGCGTCTAGGTAAAAAAGATGTCAGCAATCAATTTACGCTAGGGCCTGAAGCCGTAACTAAAGCATTGATTCACGCGATTGAAAGTAACAGGCCTAAGGTACGCTATTACGTGACGTTTCCAACCTACTTATTTGCCTTGTTAAAACGCATTTTACCGTTTCGCGTATTGGATGGGATCTTAGCTAAATCAGGTTAA
- a CDS encoding amidohydrolase family protein → MKKSGIKLSAIACACSFALSANAATTLFTNVDIFNGTEDKLYEDHHVLVIDNKIAKISKSTIKSADAMVIDGQGMTLMPGLIEGHGHLQMAGGSLSEIENNLNWEELAVRSSANAKAALMSGFTSWRDAGGMGAGLKKAVDAELVEGPRIYPSGGFIGPTGSHADFRNLTTPNETFNGPQSSGARLGMTITADGVDAIKTAGRQNFMQGATQIKIMSSGGVASQFDPWQLEAYSDDEIQAAVQVANAYGSYVMSHAYSKQAIMRNLENGVKSIEHGFSFDAEIAELMEEKGAYMTTNMQAFSPLLGQVSAISASPASARKAASAQAAFKDYIANVKKFRPKLGFQGDCVGLVNACQAQNDHQIYLGAEFFGNFYYLKALTSVNGEILKLSGDVVDPYPEGKLGVVEVGAYADLLLVEGNPLEDITVIGGNEKWFDAEPRNGIDTLRVIMKDGKIYKNSL, encoded by the coding sequence ATGAAAAAATCAGGTATTAAACTTTCAGCTATTGCGTGTGCATGCTCATTCGCTTTGTCTGCAAATGCAGCGACAACTTTGTTTACCAATGTTGATATTTTTAATGGTACGGAAGATAAACTCTACGAAGATCATCATGTTTTAGTGATTGATAATAAAATTGCGAAAATATCTAAAAGTACGATTAAATCAGCCGATGCAATGGTTATCGACGGTCAAGGTATGACGCTAATGCCGGGCTTAATTGAAGGGCATGGTCACTTACAAATGGCGGGGGGATCACTCTCTGAAATTGAAAATAATTTAAATTGGGAAGAACTTGCCGTCCGTTCTTCAGCTAACGCGAAAGCGGCGTTAATGTCAGGCTTCACATCATGGCGTGATGCTGGTGGAATGGGCGCAGGGTTAAAGAAAGCGGTTGATGCAGAACTGGTCGAAGGCCCACGCATCTACCCATCTGGTGGTTTTATTGGTCCAACAGGTTCACATGCTGACTTTAGAAATCTAACTACACCAAATGAAACTTTCAATGGACCTCAGTCTAGCGGTGCAAGGTTGGGAATGACCATCACCGCGGATGGCGTTGATGCAATTAAGACTGCAGGTCGTCAAAACTTCATGCAGGGCGCGACTCAAATTAAGATCATGTCGAGTGGTGGTGTCGCTTCACAATTTGATCCGTGGCAGTTAGAGGCATATTCAGATGATGAGATTCAAGCTGCAGTCCAAGTTGCAAATGCTTATGGCTCTTACGTTATGTCGCATGCTTATAGTAAACAAGCCATTATGCGTAATTTAGAGAATGGTGTTAAATCGATAGAACACGGTTTTTCGTTTGATGCGGAGATCGCTGAGCTAATGGAAGAGAAAGGCGCATATATGACCACAAACATGCAAGCCTTCTCGCCATTACTAGGGCAAGTTTCGGCCATTTCTGCGAGTCCTGCTTCAGCGCGTAAAGCTGCCTCTGCGCAAGCTGCATTCAAAGATTATATTGCCAATGTTAAGAAATTCCGTCCTAAACTAGGCTTTCAAGGCGACTGTGTGGGTTTAGTTAACGCTTGTCAGGCGCAAAATGATCATCAAATTTACTTGGGGGCTGAATTTTTCGGTAACTTTTACTACTTGAAAGCGTTGACTTCAGTTAACGGTGAAATTTTGAAATTATCGGGTGATGTTGTCGACCCATACCCTGAAGGTAAATTGGGTGTAGTCGAAGTTGGCGCTTATGCCGACTTACTACTTGTAGAAGGCAATCCACTTGAAGATATTACGGTTATTGGTGGTAATGAAAAATGGTTTGATGCTGAGCCTCGTAATGGTATCGATACACTTCGAGTCATTATGAAAGACGGTAAAATCTATAAAAACTCGCTGTAA
- a CDS encoding DUF3299 domain-containing protein has translation MNKFIFFISLFVSLSVKSAVLKLDWEDLKPVIKNAEVVLPVLTIAQLNTIKQLYQLERYGSIDDKKNVQKLKDDLAKQGINVAEVFKTRDAYMKLAQQKAENLNPKVMGKKIRMSGFLVPLEFQNVYDTVQVTEFLFVPFAGAGVHQPPPASNQIVRLSYSKGFTVENIQYPVWIEGTIQAYQQTEEVSLADGKVNLTMGYKMDGAMIDRYYPK, from the coding sequence TTGAATAAATTTATATTTTTCATTTCGCTGTTCGTCAGCTTATCCGTTAAATCAGCAGTACTTAAGCTTGACTGGGAAGATTTAAAACCTGTAATTAAAAATGCCGAGGTTGTTTTACCTGTATTAACGATAGCGCAGCTAAATACCATTAAACAACTTTATCAACTTGAGCGATATGGCTCAATAGATGATAAAAAAAATGTCCAAAAGTTAAAAGATGATTTAGCTAAACAAGGTATTAACGTGGCTGAAGTATTTAAAACACGCGATGCCTATATGAAACTTGCCCAGCAGAAGGCTGAAAATTTAAACCCTAAGGTGATGGGAAAAAAAATTCGCATGTCTGGTTTTTTAGTGCCGTTGGAGTTTCAAAATGTGTATGACACAGTTCAAGTAACGGAGTTCTTATTTGTGCCATTCGCAGGTGCGGGGGTACATCAACCGCCGCCAGCAAGTAATCAAATTGTCAGGCTTTCATATTCTAAAGGATTTACGGTTGAAAATATCCAATACCCAGTTTGGATTGAAGGTACTATCCAAGCCTATCAACAAACAGAAGAAGTGTCTTTAGCTGATGGCAAAGTCAATCTGACCATGGGTTACAAAATGGATGGCGCGATGATAGATCGTTATTACCCGAAGTAA